GGAAATGCTCAGTCGTTCTTTTAGTCAGGCCAGTGCTCTTTTAGAAAATTTGGGCCCTGTCACTTGGGGAGCTGAGAACTTCGGTGATTTAGCGGAAAGCGAAAAACAAGCAGCACTGGCACTTTTGCATCAAGCGGCGCCCGAGCTCAACGGTTTGAAGGCGAATTTAGATTTGGCGCTGTTAAATTTGAACAAGATCCATCGCGTTGGGATCTTGCTTCCGTTTGAAGCCCAGATTAGCGATTTAAAAGAAAAGTTAACTGCCGCCGATAATATTTTAGATACGCTTTTGCCGGTCGCTCGACTCTTGCCGGGTTTAGCTGGTTATCCGGAAGAAAGTAATTTTCTCTTGATTTTACAAAATAACGATGAGCTCCGTCCCAGTGGCGGCTTTATCGGTACTTTTGGTTTAGTGAAAATAAAAAATGGTTCCTTAGGGGAAATTATTACTAAAGATGTTTACCATCTTGATATGCCCTGTATTGATAAGCTTTTTGAGACGCCGCCGACGCCAGTGGCAAAATACATGAAAGTAAAATATTGGTGGTTGCGTGATGCCAACTGGTCACCGGATTGGCCGACCGCCGCTTTACAAGTACAGAAAATGTATTTAGCGGAAAGTGCTTGTACGGGGCCAATGCCTCAAACACCCACCGCCGTTTTAGCGATTAATCCGGGCTTGATTTCACAATTACTAGATTTTGTTGGTCCGATTACCGTGAATGGAGATGTTTATACTAGTGGAAATTTTCAGCCGCTGCTTCAGTATAATGTGGAGGTCGCCTACGTTGAAGAGGAGATTAGCTCCTGGGACCGTAAAGAAATTATCAACGCCATTGCCGACGAATTAAGAGCGCGCTTATTTAAAGTTTCTTTAGATCGTTTACCGGAGCTCTTAGAAATTATGGAGACTACTAAAGCGCGCCGGGATTTACAAATCTATTTTAATGATCCAGTTTATCAAGACTTAATTAGCGATTTAGGTTGGGGCGGAGAAGTAAAGACCGCGACCGGCGATTATTTAATGGTTGTTGATGCCAACTTAGCGGCTTACAAAACTGATGCCGTCATGCGGAAAAATATTGATTATCAGATAACAAAAGACGGCGGCCTGGTAGCGACTCTTAAATTAACTTATTATCATGAAGGCGATTTTGATTGGCGCACTACCCGTTACCGCAGCTATACGCGAGTTTTAGTCCCTCGCGGCAGCGAATTAATTAATCAAAACGGATTAACCGACTTTTCTACTGCTGTTGATGAAATTTTAGATAAAACCATTTTCGGTTTTTTCTGGAGTATTGAACCGGGACAAAATAAGGAAGTCACTTTAAGTTATCGCTTGCCGGCCAATATCAACTCCGATAATTATCAACTTTATTTCCAGAAACAGTCGGGTAGTCGTTTAAATAGTCTTTCTTACCGCAATGAGGTCTTAAAAGATTATTGGTCGGGAACCTTGGATCGCGATAAAATCTTTAAATAAAAAAGCGCGCCGATTGGCGCGCTTTTTTTTATTGAATAAAACTTTATTTAATTTCAAAACTGGTGCTGTAAGTTAAATTAGAAGTACTGCCGGTAACTTTAATATCGGTTCGGCGAGCGCTCAGGCTTGGGACAGTTAAGTTGGTCTGAAAACGCCCGTTTCCGTCAGCTTTAATAGTTTTAGTATCCGCAGCAAATTTTATTACCAACTCTTCATTAGGGAAGAAACCTGTACCTCGTAAATTAAACTGGGCGCCGGGGGTGGCTACGTAAGCTTCGGCATTTAAAGACAGGGGTTCTTTAGCTTTTGGATTTTCCGCAATTTCGGTTGCATTAATGGAAGCAATTTTTTCTAAAGAAGAGTTCAAGACAGTTATACCGCCGCCATTGAAAACGACTAAACTTTCCTGGCCGGAAACATTAATATATTTTAAGCCCATGGCCCAGCCGTTACGATTCAGGTTGGTGGCGTTGATCTTTAAGCCGTCTCTAAAATTTTTCTTGGACAAACGCATTACGTTTTCGCCGTTAGCGGCATAAACATAATTTGGA
This window of the Candidatus Parcubacteria bacterium genome carries:
- a CDS encoding DUF4012 domain-containing protein (Derived by automated computational analysis using gene prediction method: Protein Homology.), which translates into the protein MKKGLKKTGKIILILLLSVLAIFIFLALSLVNKVSVSQDYYNNLTKGKNNLELAFSLVKQGDYPQARLESDSATLAFAEALANLEEIRENPVAANFSPLSASLEDLEAVTKTAEMLSRSFSQASALLENLGPVTWGAENFGDLAESEKQAALALLHQAAPELNGLKANLDLALLNLNKIHRVGILLPFEAQISDLKEKLTAADNILDTLLPVARLLPGLAGYPEESNFLLILQNNDELRPSGGFIGTFGLVKIKNGSLGEIITKDVYHLDMPCIDKLFETPPTPVAKYMKVKYWWLRDANWSPDWPTAALQVQKMYLAESACTGPMPQTPTAVLAINPGLISQLLDFVGPITVNGDVYTSGNFQPLLQYNVEVAYVEEEISSWDRKEIINAIADELRARLFKVSLDRLPELLEIMETTKARRDLQIYFNDPVYQDLISDLGWGGEVKTATGDYLMVVDANLAAYKTDAVMRKNIDYQITKDGGLVATLKLTYYHEGDFDWRTTRYRSYTRVLVPRGSELINQNGLTDFSTAVDEILDKTIFGFFWSIEPGQNKEVTLSYRLPANINSDNYQLYFQKQSGSRLNSLSYRNEVLKDYWSGTLDRDKIFK